From Methanomicrobia archaeon, the proteins below share one genomic window:
- a CDS encoding metal-dependent transcriptional regulator: protein MLSRKVEDYLEAILNITEEKGHTRTKDVAVALDIKPPSVVEMLKRLHDRGLVEYRRYEGVRLTARGTEVAQVVKERHETIRAFLEILRVPKKIADEDACIIEHELRPETIRQLKNFVRFMTSAPEYPQWLEQFETFCITEKHPRDVAKRAAKVSGSRGQVKQV, encoded by the coding sequence ATGCTCAGCAGGAAGGTCGAGGATTATCTCGAGGCAATTCTGAACATCACGGAAGAGAAAGGCCACACGAGGACAAAGGACGTCGCGGTGGCCCTGGATATAAAGCCTCCAAGCGTTGTGGAGATGCTAAAACGACTGCACGACAGGGGCCTCGTGGAGTATCGGAGATACGAGGGTGTGCGATTAACCGCCAGAGGGACAGAGGTAGCGCAGGTTGTAAAAGAACGCCATGAGACGATACGAGCATTTTTGGAAATATTGCGGGTGCCAAAGAAAATCGCTGACGAAGATGCGTGCATCATCGAGCACGAATTGAGACCTGAAACGATACGGCAGCTCAAGAATTTCGTGCGGTTCATGACGTCAGCACCGGAGTATCCGCAATGGCTTGAGCAGTTCGAAACGTTCTGCATAACCGAAAAGCATCCTCGCGACGTGGCTAAGCGCGCAGCAAAAGTGAGCGGTTCCCGTGGACAGGTCAAACAGGTATAG
- a CDS encoding ferrous iron transport protein A, translated as MAEKQLRNADLGGGGVPLISLLPGERARIVALGPGKGRQHHFRTMGLMEGKIVKLIATQPARGPFVIDVEGTQIALGRGMARQIFIEKL; from the coding sequence ATGGCTGAGAAACAGTTGCGTAATGCAGACTTAGGTGGAGGCGGAGTTCCGCTAATCTCGCTGTTACCCGGCGAACGGGCGAGGATAGTTGCGTTAGGACCCGGTAAGGGACGACAGCACCATTTCAGAACTATGGGACTCATGGAAGGCAAGATCGTCAAGTTGATAGCGACACAGCCGGCTCGGGGCCCGTTCGTCATAGACGTTGAGGGCACGCAGATCGCACTCGGGCGAGGAATGGCACGACAGATTTTTATCGAGAAACTATGA